The Acidiferrobacter thiooxydans sequence ACTCGCATACCAAGCCACGGGCGAGCCTGCTATCAGGTCGGTTTTGCAGGATACACGATGGGCAGGATATCCGCGAAAAAATCCGCTTTGGCGTGATCGCGCAGGCGCTGCGGGACGGAGGCGCGCACCTCAAAGCTCACCGCCGTAAGCGAGATATCGGCGATCAAAACTACGGGCGGGTCCCAACCAAACGGGGGCGCCGCCCCGTGTTTCCCATCAGCCTCCGGGGAATCAGGCGGCGGCACCGGCTCCTCGGGCCGTGGCCGGAACTGACGCCGCGCCGCCTCCTCGAGCTTGCCCATCGTATCGCCGACATGGGCAGGTACCGCCACATCGAACCGGAACACGATGCGCGCCCAGTCATTCGGAAGAGATCGTATCAAGCCACCGGTGATGACCACACCATTGGGCACGCGAAAAAGCTGTCCATCGTCCAGGCGCAACTCGGAATAGAAGAGATTGATGTCGCGTACCACGCCGCGGTAACCTTGCGCGCGCAGCTGGTGGGGATAGGTCTCGGGCATCATCGGGAATTGCCAGGCAACGATCTGCACGTGGTCGCCGACATCAAAGGGCTTGAAGAGCGCCACCGCAAGACCACCGAAGAAGTTCCCGAAAAAGGATTGGCCGGCAACGCCGAGCACGACCGAAAGCATCGTACCCCCGACCAGGACCCCACTGAACGTCCCGCCGACGACGACGATGACGATTAGCGCAAGCCCCGCATAGAGGAGCAGGCGAATGAGATAGATGCCAGTGACCGAATCCTGCCAGGCCAGCTGATAGGCCTGTCCGCTGCGCACCATCTGCTCGAGGCGATGCGACCGATGTCGGGCCAGCGCCCCTTCGATATTATGGATGACTCGCAGGCCGGCGAGCGCCACCACCAGGATGCGCAGGATGCTCACTTCCTCGGGTGGCAACTTGTAATAGTGCGCTGCGAAGTCTATGCCAGACAACAGTCCGACCGCCAGAATGATCCACACGACGGTGGTCCACGGGAGGGCGCGCAACAGGCGCCGTACTTGCCACTTGTCCGGGGTGTGTTCGTTCGTCATTGGGGCATTATAACGAACGATCGACCCTGGTCGAGTCTGACTTGGCCACGTCACGCAATTGACGGTTCCGGGTCGTTGCAGTAGGGTGACAAACCACAGATGAGGATGACCTGTGACGGAAAACACACCACTTCCCAACTTCGAGGCCACGTTGGCCGAGCTTGAGCAAATCGTGCAGCAAATGGAAAACGGCCAGCAATCTCTGGAGGAGGCCCTGTCCACCTTTCAGCGGGGGATGGAACTCTCGCGGCTATGTGAGGCCGGCCTGAAAAACGCCGAACAACGCGTGGAACGCCTCGTGTCGGAAAACGGAAGCTACCGCGTGGAGCCCTTCAAGGCGGGCGAACAGGATAGTTGACGTGGTGTCCGAAGACCAACTGAAGGGCTATCGTGCCCGCGTGGAGGACGTGCTGGCACGCACACTGCCGTCCATGGAGACGGTGCCCATGGACCTCCATGAGGCCATGCGGTACGCCACCCTCGGGGGCGGCAAAAGACTGCGCGCCTGCCTTGTGTACGCCACCGGCGAGGCCCTCGGGGCGGCGCCCGAGGCGCTCGACCCGCCCGCCGCCGCCGTGGAACTGATCCACGCCTACTCGCTCGTGCACGACGATCTCCCATGCATGGACGACGATGACATGCGTCGTGGGCGGCCGAGCTGTCACAAGGCCTTCGGCGAGGCCACTGCCCTGCTCGCCGGAGACGCCCTGCAGACACAGGCGTTCGCGGTCCTGGCGGCCGCCGAGACCTTGTCGCCACAGGCCCGGATTCGCATGGTGGAAGAACTCGCGCGCGCCTCGGGATCGCTGGGCATGGCGGGCGGACAGGCCCTCGATCTCAAGGCCGGGCCGGTCGCAACCATAGAGGTCCTCGAAGAGCGGCATAGTCGCAAGACCGGCGCCTTGATGCATGCCGCCGTGCGGCTTGGGGCGCTGGCCGCGACCCCTGAGATTCCGCCCGCCCTGGATGACTACGGCCGAGCCCTGGGGCTCGCCTTCCAGATCGCAGACGACCTGCTTGATGTCGAAGGGGTGGCGCTCGTGGTCGGCAAGACCATAGGCGCCGATGCCGCAGCCGGCAAGGCGACCTTTGCGTCGGTACTGGGCATAAAGGAGGCGCGCCGCCGCGCGCGCGACCTCTACGAGAATAGCCTCGCCAGTCTGCGGTTTTTAGGAGATAATGGTCGGCTCCTTGCGACCATTGCCCACTATGCCGTCGAGCGGGATCACTAGAATGACAAAGACCGGGCACGCGCTTTTGCGCACCATCGATTCCCCCGCGGACCTTCGGCGGCTGCCCGAAGGCGTACTTCCCCAGCTGGCCCAGGAATTGCGCGAATACCTCATCACCAGCGTGAGTCGCACCGGGGGTCATCTTGCCGCCGGATTGGGTACGGTCGAGCTTACGATCGCCCTGCATTATGTGTTCGACACGCCCGAGGACCGTATCGTATGGGATGTCGGTCACCAGACCTACCCACACAAGATCCTCACTGGCCGGCGCGAACGCATGGCGACTCTACGCAAGGCCAACGGCTTGTCGGGCTTTCCGAAGCGCTCGGAGAGCCCCTATGACACCTTTGGCGTCGGCCATTCCAGCACCTCGATCAGCGCGGCACTGGGGATGGCGGTGGCCGCCAAACAGGCACGCGAGGCACGCCAGGTGGTGGCGGTCATCGGGGATGGCGCACTCACTGCCGGTATGGCCTTCGAGGCCCTGAACAATGCCGGCAGCATGGATGCCGATCTGCTCGTGATCTTGAACGACAACGACATGTCCATATCGCCGAACGTCGGAGCATTGTCGAGCTATCTGGCCCGTATCCTGTCGGGACGCGCGTATACGAGCGTGCGCAGCGGCAGCAAGACGGTCCTTAGCACCGTGCGTCCGGTGTTTCAGTTCGCCAAGCGCATCGAGGAGCACATGAAGGGCATCATCATGCCCGGGACGCTGTTCGAGGAACTCGGCTTCAACTATATCGGTCCGATCGACGGACACGATCTTGCAAGCCTCATCCCAACGCTCAGGAACATGCGCAGCCTGAAAGGGCCGCGCTTTCTCCACGTCGTGACCCGTAAGGGCAAGGGCTATACGCCCGCCGAGGGCGACCCCTGCGTCTACCATGGGGTGACGCCTTTCGATCCACAAACCGGCAAAATGGAGACCAAGGCCTCGGGTAAGACCTATACCCAGATCTTCGGCGAATGGCTGTGCGACATGGCGGCGGCGGACTCGCGGCTTATTGGCATCACACCGGCGATGCGCGAGGGATCGGGGCTCGTGGAGTTTTCGGAACGCTTCCCGGACCGATACTTCGACGTCGGCATAGCCGAACAACACGCCCTGACATTCGCTGCGGGACTTGCCTGCGAGGGTCTAAAGCCCGTGGTCGCCATCTATTCGACCTTCCTGCAGCGCGGTTACGATCAGGTCATCCATGATATCAGCCTGCAAAACCTCCCCGTCATGCTAGCCATAGACCGGGGCGGGCTCGTGGGTGCCGACGGGCCGACCCATGCCGGAAGCTTTGATTTGAGCTTCATGCGCTGCCTGCCGCACTTCGTCATCATGGCCGCGAGCGATGAGAATGAATGCCGGCAGATGCTCTATACCGCCTACCAGCACGACGGGCCGACCGCGGTCCGTTATCCACGCGGCAGCGGGCCCGGCGTGGCTGTCGAGCGGGCCATGACGGCATTACCGATCGGCAAGGCCGAGGTCCGCCGCCACGGGACGCGCGTTGCCCTGCTCGCCTTCGGCTCGCTC is a genomic window containing:
- a CDS encoding mechanosensitive ion channel domain-containing protein, which encodes MTNEHTPDKWQVRRLLRALPWTTVVWIILAVGLLSGIDFAAHYYKLPPEEVSILRILVVALAGLRVIHNIEGALARHRSHRLEQMVRSGQAYQLAWQDSVTGIYLIRLLLYAGLALIVIVVVGGTFSGVLVGGTMLSVVLGVAGQSFFGNFFGGLAVALFKPFDVGDHVQIVAWQFPMMPETYPHQLRAQGYRGVVRDINLFYSELRLDDGQLFRVPNGVVITGGLIRSLPNDWARIVFRFDVAVPAHVGDTMGKLEEAARRQFRPRPEEPVPPPDSPEADGKHGAAPPFGWDPPVVLIADISLTAVSFEVRASVPQRLRDHAKADFFADILPIVYPAKPT
- a CDS encoding exodeoxyribonuclease VII small subunit; amino-acid sequence: MTENTPLPNFEATLAELEQIVQQMENGQQSLEEALSTFQRGMELSRLCEAGLKNAEQRVERLVSENGSYRVEPFKAGEQDS
- a CDS encoding polyprenyl synthetase family protein; amino-acid sequence: MVSEDQLKGYRARVEDVLARTLPSMETVPMDLHEAMRYATLGGGKRLRACLVYATGEALGAAPEALDPPAAAVELIHAYSLVHDDLPCMDDDDMRRGRPSCHKAFGEATALLAGDALQTQAFAVLAAAETLSPQARIRMVEELARASGSLGMAGGQALDLKAGPVATIEVLEERHSRKTGALMHAAVRLGALAATPEIPPALDDYGRALGLAFQIADDLLDVEGVALVVGKTIGADAAAGKATFASVLGIKEARRRARDLYENSLASLRFLGDNGRLLATIAHYAVERDH
- the dxs gene encoding 1-deoxy-D-xylulose-5-phosphate synthase, whose product is MTKTGHALLRTIDSPADLRRLPEGVLPQLAQELREYLITSVSRTGGHLAAGLGTVELTIALHYVFDTPEDRIVWDVGHQTYPHKILTGRRERMATLRKANGLSGFPKRSESPYDTFGVGHSSTSISAALGMAVAAKQAREARQVVAVIGDGALTAGMAFEALNNAGSMDADLLVILNDNDMSISPNVGALSSYLARILSGRAYTSVRSGSKTVLSTVRPVFQFAKRIEEHMKGIIMPGTLFEELGFNYIGPIDGHDLASLIPTLRNMRSLKGPRFLHVVTRKGKGYTPAEGDPCVYHGVTPFDPQTGKMETKASGKTYTQIFGEWLCDMAAADSRLIGITPAMREGSGLVEFSERFPDRYFDVGIAEQHALTFAAGLACEGLKPVVAIYSTFLQRGYDQVIHDISLQNLPVMLAIDRGGLVGADGPTHAGSFDLSFMRCLPHFVIMAASDENECRQMLYTAYQHDGPTAVRYPRGSGPGVAVERAMTALPIGKAEVRRHGTRVALLAFGSLLSAALGAGETLNATVVNMRFVKPLDEALLIRLARSHEFFVTIEENVVAGGAGSGVGELVGQLQLPVRVLNLGLPDSYIEHGSPAQMLADCGLDVSGIVRQVRGAMPELARASESA